Proteins from one Ornithobacterium rhinotracheale genomic window:
- a CDS encoding TonB-dependent receptor, with amino-acid sequence MKFNFSTKALIAFTIMCSAEAIAQQGNAQLKGEVTDSNNYPVSGAVVKVVYDATGAVYVTETNEHGQYSAPNMQSEGTYTVIVDDAMFPKKEIKGVHIGNAKVKHLNVQLGGENVGLDEVVIVGSGIIDLVKDRQTPIAVSNITKADIELKAGNGDFSELMKNTPSIQIAGQASGYGDSRINVRGFKQDNTAYLLNGQPINGMEDGKVYWSNWAGMSDIANAIQIQRGLGSSKLAISSVGGTVNIVTKATDMRPGGVLRMTAGNNGFAKSTVGYSTGMVNNFGVSALFTYWQGNGYNDQTAGRGQTYFLSFGWQPSENHNLNFLITGAPQWHDQAAPNTIATFLKYGKRYNSNWGYLNGEAYSTRTNYYHKPIANLNWDWKLSEKSTLSTVLYASWGRGGGTGSIGSASRDKNGLLELDKEYQKNLALNDRIGGYKRGYLMRASVNNHQWYGMVSNFENKISENWSMNLGFDLRSYTGLHFRQITDFMGLKGYNDTDPKRAAGKNLITQAYPHTPWKALTDFAPEDQRLAWDYNETIQYGGLFGQLEYNSDILSAYFQGAVSRQSHEREDRYQYAKDKQKADKVTNNGYNVKTGFNFKVNHQNNLYANVGYYSRQPYHDNIYLNYGNQVNPLTNNEKIFGLEAGYSYSSAPFNLNLNLYRTYWKDKVVTKITTNDQQQSQFTNDLVAGQLHQGVE; translated from the coding sequence ATGAAATTTAATTTTAGCACAAAAGCACTAATTGCTTTTACAATCATGTGCTCGGCAGAGGCGATTGCTCAGCAGGGAAATGCACAATTGAAGGGGGAGGTTACAGATTCTAATAACTACCCAGTCTCTGGCGCTGTAGTTAAAGTGGTATATGATGCTACGGGCGCTGTTTATGTTACAGAAACAAATGAGCACGGCCAGTATTCTGCGCCTAATATGCAATCAGAGGGCACATACACTGTGATTGTAGATGATGCGATGTTTCCTAAGAAAGAAATTAAAGGAGTGCACATAGGCAATGCAAAAGTGAAACACCTAAATGTGCAACTGGGTGGTGAAAATGTTGGGCTAGATGAAGTCGTAATTGTAGGGTCTGGAATTATCGATTTGGTTAAGGATAGACAAACTCCAATCGCTGTGTCTAATATTACAAAAGCTGACATTGAACTAAAAGCTGGTAATGGAGATTTTTCTGAATTGATGAAGAATACTCCGTCTATTCAGATTGCAGGGCAGGCAAGTGGATATGGTGATTCTAGAATTAATGTTCGTGGTTTTAAACAAGATAATACAGCGTATCTATTGAATGGGCAGCCAATCAATGGAATGGAAGATGGTAAAGTCTATTGGAGTAACTGGGCGGGTATGAGCGATATTGCTAATGCTATCCAAATTCAGCGAGGTCTAGGTTCTTCTAAATTAGCCATATCATCGGTAGGTGGAACCGTGAATATTGTGACCAAAGCAACAGATATGCGTCCAGGTGGTGTGCTTAGAATGACTGCTGGAAATAATGGATTTGCTAAATCTACCGTGGGGTATAGCACAGGTATGGTAAATAACTTCGGGGTAAGTGCGCTATTCACATACTGGCAAGGAAATGGTTATAATGACCAAACAGCAGGTCGCGGGCAAACTTATTTCTTGTCATTTGGATGGCAACCAAGTGAAAATCATAATTTGAACTTTTTGATAACTGGAGCTCCACAATGGCACGATCAGGCAGCGCCTAATACTATTGCCACTTTCTTGAAATATGGAAAAAGATACAACAGCAACTGGGGGTACTTAAACGGAGAGGCTTATTCTACAAGAACCAATTATTACCATAAGCCAATTGCCAACTTAAACTGGGACTGGAAATTGTCTGAAAAATCAACATTATCCACTGTTTTGTATGCCTCTTGGGGACGTGGAGGAGGAACTGGATCAATTGGTTCCGCTAGTAGAGATAAAAATGGCTTATTGGAATTAGATAAGGAGTATCAAAAAAATCTAGCTTTAAATGATAGAATTGGAGGCTATAAGAGAGGTTATTTAATGAGAGCTAGTGTTAATAATCACCAATGGTATGGAATGGTTTCTAATTTCGAAAATAAAATCAGTGAAAATTGGAGCATGAATCTAGGCTTTGATTTGAGATCTTACACAGGATTGCACTTCAGACAAATTACAGATTTTATGGGATTGAAGGGCTATAATGATACAGATCCTAAAAGAGCAGCAGGCAAAAATCTAATAACTCAAGCATATCCACATACACCGTGGAAAGCACTTACAGACTTTGCTCCGGAAGATCAGAGACTGGCATGGGATTATAACGAAACCATCCAATATGGAGGATTATTCGGCCAGTTAGAATATAATTCAGATATCTTATCAGCTTATTTCCAAGGGGCTGTTTCAAGACAAAGTCACGAGAGAGAAGATAGATACCAATATGCAAAAGATAAGCAAAAAGCGGATAAAGTAACCAATAACGGATACAATGTAAAAACAGGATTCAACTTCAAAGTCAATCATCAAAACAACTTATATGCAAACGTAGGGTACTACTCTCGCCAGCCATATCATGATAATATTTACCTAAATTATGGTAACCAAGTGAATCCACTTACTAATAACGAAAAAATCTTTGGGCTAGAAGCTGGGTACTCCTACAGCAGCGCTCCTTTCAATTTAAATTTAAATTTATATAGAACTTATTGGAAAGATAAAGTCGTTACAAAAATTACAACAAATGATCAGCAACAATCACAATTTACAAATGATCTAGTTGCTGGGCAATTACACCAAGGGGTGGAATAA
- a CDS encoding DUF3078 domain-containing protein, which yields MKKFLLLSGILLSSMSFAQLNKVSSELNKTTIQNNDTIDGWKRGGTFSLLFNQSAFSNWVAGGTNNVAGNANINYDVNYKKGPWTWDNKFILAYGLSKNQGQEYRKTDDRLEINSLLGKRAFGNWSYSFFGNFRTQFTDGYDYSKENYKDFPTSGFMKPAYLTFGPGLMYKKHDNFKFNFAPLTSKVTILSGDVYTWDGSKFVSSKDVETFGVKAGESTRYELGFYAAGYYKVQLMENVTMENILGLYSNYLDNPQNIDLDYTMNLAMKINKYLSTNLTVQTLYDDNAYKGLQVREVFGLGFNMNF from the coding sequence ATGAAAAAGTTTTTATTATTATCAGGAATTTTACTTTCAAGCATGTCTTTTGCACAGCTTAATAAAGTAAGTAGTGAATTGAACAAAACTACAATTCAAAACAACGACACAATCGATGGATGGAAAAGAGGAGGAACTTTCTCTCTTTTGTTTAACCAATCTGCTTTCTCAAATTGGGTAGCTGGGGGAACTAATAACGTTGCTGGAAATGCAAACATCAACTACGATGTAAATTACAAAAAAGGTCCATGGACTTGGGATAACAAGTTTATCTTGGCTTACGGTCTTTCTAAAAACCAAGGTCAGGAATATAGAAAAACTGATGACCGTCTAGAAATTAACTCATTGCTAGGTAAGAGAGCTTTTGGGAACTGGAGCTATTCATTCTTTGGAAACTTTAGAACTCAGTTTACAGATGGATACGATTACAGCAAAGAAAACTATAAAGATTTTCCTACCTCAGGTTTCATGAAGCCAGCCTACTTAACATTTGGTCCTGGTTTAATGTATAAAAAACATGATAACTTTAAATTCAATTTTGCTCCATTAACCTCAAAAGTGACTATCCTTTCTGGAGATGTATACACTTGGGATGGATCTAAATTTGTTTCTTCTAAAGATGTTGAAACATTCGGTGTAAAAGCAGGAGAAAGCACAAGATATGAGCTTGGTTTCTATGCTGCAGGATACTACAAAGTTCAGTTGATGGAAAATGTAACTATGGAAAATATTTTAGGCTTATACTCTAACTATTTAGACAATCCTCAAAATATCGATTTAGATTACACTATGAATTTAGCTATGAAAATCAACAAGTATTTGAGTACAAACCTTACTGTTCAAACATTATATGATGATAATGCATACAAAGGATTGCAAGTGAGAGAAGTATTTGGATTAGGATTTAATATGAATTTCTAA
- a CDS encoding asparaginase, with protein sequence MARILLIYTGGTIGMVRDYQTKSLRPFNFSNLLERIPEIKLIEATLDTVTLGEPIDSSDMSIPHWQGLINLIDQNYNAYDGFVVLHGTDTMAYTASALSFAFKGLSKPIIFTGSQLPIGDLRTDAKENLISSIHYATLQRDARPIIKEVCIYFEYKLYRANRTTKKSANHFDAFASPNFPNLGESGVEMELNEDLLFKSSEKYSVNDNFSSDVGLLKIFPGMNHQFLYDCVGNINLKALVLEAFGSGNIFNDEKFNHILAKRIDEGLNLIVLSQCFSGEVNLGKYSASSGLLTLGAVSGKDITTEAAITKSMSLLSKNIDRQTFKEEFEKNICGEIK encoded by the coding sequence TTGGCAAGAATACTATTAATCTACACGGGAGGAACGATAGGTATGGTGAGGGATTACCAAACCAAAAGCCTTCGTCCATTTAATTTCTCTAATCTCTTGGAGCGGATACCCGAAATCAAGCTCATAGAAGCTACATTAGACACTGTAACGCTAGGAGAGCCAATAGATTCATCAGACATGTCTATCCCTCATTGGCAAGGGCTTATCAATCTTATTGATCAAAACTACAATGCATACGATGGTTTTGTAGTACTACATGGGACCGATACCATGGCCTACACCGCTTCTGCGTTGAGCTTTGCCTTCAAAGGCCTTAGTAAGCCAATTATATTCACAGGTTCCCAATTACCCATAGGAGATTTGCGTACAGATGCTAAGGAAAATCTCATAAGTTCTATACATTATGCAACATTGCAGAGGGATGCTCGTCCAATTATCAAAGAGGTATGTATATATTTTGAATACAAGCTATATAGAGCTAATCGCACGACCAAGAAAAGCGCCAATCATTTTGATGCCTTTGCATCTCCTAATTTTCCCAATTTAGGAGAATCAGGAGTGGAAATGGAATTAAATGAAGATTTATTGTTCAAATCGAGTGAAAAATATTCAGTAAACGATAATTTTTCGAGTGATGTGGGCCTATTGAAAATATTCCCTGGCATGAATCATCAATTTTTGTACGATTGTGTGGGAAATATTAATCTGAAAGCACTCGTGCTAGAAGCCTTTGGGAGTGGTAATATATTTAATGATGAAAAATTCAATCATATTTTAGCTAAAAGAATAGACGAAGGGTTGAATTTAATTGTTTTGAGCCAATGTTTTTCCGGAGAAGTGAATTTAGGAAAATACTCGGCAAGTAGTGGGTTGTTAACCCTTGGTGCTGTAAGTGGCAAAGATATCACTACAGAAGCGGCCATAACCAAATCAATGTCATTGTTGAGCAAAAATATTGATAGACAAACATTTAAAGAGGAATTTGAAAAAAATATATGTGGAGAAATAAAATAG
- a CDS encoding YebC/PmpR family DNA-binding transcriptional regulator — MGRAFEYRKAAKFARWDRMAKQFSRIGKEIAMAVKDGGPDPDSNHALRRAIQNAKGVNMPKENVERAIKKASGADADVYDEITFEGYAPHGIGIFVECTTNNNNRTVANVRAIFNKVGGNLGKNGELAFMFDRKGVFTIEKAEIKMDMEELELELIDAGADEFEQEGDLLFIYSEFENFGKLSHKLDEMGIEVKNAEVKRIANTTKSLGLEETKEILDIIDRFEQDEDVQNVYSTLEISPEMEKSLEE; from the coding sequence ATGGGACGCGCATTTGAATATAGAAAAGCAGCCAAATTCGCTCGTTGGGACCGAATGGCAAAACAATTTTCAAGAATAGGTAAAGAAATCGCAATGGCGGTGAAAGATGGTGGACCCGACCCTGATTCAAACCACGCACTACGCCGTGCAATCCAGAATGCCAAGGGGGTAAACATGCCTAAGGAGAATGTGGAAAGAGCTATTAAAAAAGCGAGTGGCGCTGATGCCGATGTGTACGATGAAATCACATTTGAGGGCTACGCTCCTCACGGAATTGGAATTTTTGTGGAATGTACTACCAATAATAACAATAGAACCGTAGCCAACGTGCGAGCAATCTTTAACAAAGTAGGCGGAAACTTGGGTAAAAACGGAGAATTAGCCTTTATGTTTGATAGAAAGGGTGTTTTTACGATTGAAAAGGCTGAAATCAAGATGGATATGGAGGAGCTTGAGCTTGAGCTAATCGACGCGGGGGCAGACGAGTTTGAGCAAGAGGGCGATTTACTTTTTATCTACTCTGAGTTTGAAAACTTCGGAAAACTTTCTCACAAGCTAGACGAAATGGGAATCGAAGTGAAAAATGCGGAGGTTAAACGCATCGCTAATACGACTAAATCGCTTGGATTGGAAGAAACCAAGGAGATTCTAGACATCATTGATCGTTTTGAACAAGATGAAGATGTGCAAAACGTTTATTCAACTTTGGAGATTTCTCCAGAAATGGAAAAAAGTCTGGAAGAATAA
- a CDS encoding DUF3078 domain-containing protein has protein sequence MISRKLIVISLLLFSGASKAQVKDVAREIKRIEFNLKKVEERRWKRTGNLQINFGQHHYENWVGGNLGKLEIFGKLSQRLKYQNPKLVWESSLDVLYGVNKNYGQGIRKSSDQIIFNSIFGKKVSEHFSYSYFLNMQTQLTDSYNYGKEDSDFYRASGFLAPLYVNSGPGIMWRKSDNFVLNLAPASLKTTYVNGKVYEYRKSIEDFISNYHYNLFGVEAGKKINLRLGLYASMYLKYTLLKNVEVENRLSLYSDYLDEPANIDMDYRMNVNFKINKLLTTNLMVQAMYDDDVYSGFQLREHFGVGFKFDL, from the coding sequence ATGATTTCTCGTAAGCTAATCGTTATCTCTCTTTTACTTTTTTCTGGGGCGTCTAAGGCCCAGGTGAAAGATGTGGCTCGTGAAATTAAAAGAATAGAATTTAATCTCAAAAAAGTTGAGGAGCGTCGCTGGAAGCGAACAGGAAATCTGCAAATCAACTTTGGGCAACACCACTACGAAAATTGGGTAGGAGGAAATTTAGGCAAACTCGAAATCTTTGGTAAGCTATCTCAACGATTAAAGTATCAAAATCCAAAATTGGTGTGGGAGTCTAGTTTAGATGTACTCTATGGCGTAAATAAAAACTACGGACAGGGAATAAGAAAATCATCAGACCAAATCATTTTCAACTCCATTTTCGGGAAAAAAGTGAGCGAGCATTTTTCGTATTCTTATTTTCTGAATATGCAAACACAGCTCACAGACTCCTACAATTATGGAAAAGAAGATTCCGATTTCTATCGAGCATCAGGCTTTTTGGCTCCACTTTACGTAAATTCAGGACCTGGTATCATGTGGCGAAAAAGCGATAATTTTGTACTCAACTTGGCTCCTGCTTCGCTCAAAACTACTTATGTAAACGGAAAAGTTTATGAATACAGAAAGAGCATAGAGGATTTTATAAGCAATTATCATTACAATCTCTTTGGGGTAGAGGCTGGCAAAAAAATCAATTTAAGACTAGGGCTCTATGCCTCTATGTATTTAAAATATACATTGTTAAAAAATGTTGAGGTAGAAAATCGACTTTCGCTTTATTCCGATTATTTAGATGAGCCAGCCAATATTGATATGGATTATCGAATGAATGTCAATTTCAAAATCAATAAACTTCTCACCACAAATTTAATGGTGCAAGCTATGTATGATGACGATGTCTATAGTGGATTTCAATTGCGAGAACATTTTGGGGTAGGGTTTAAATTTGATTTATAA
- the hemH gene encoding ferrochelatase — MKKGILLINLGSPDSTKTSDVRRYLREFLSDPKVIDVWFVRNIILHLFILPFRPKKSAEAYRKIWWKEGSPLIVLTERLQQKMQEKVDYPIAIGMRYGNPSIKKGLEELKAKGCDEVFVIPLYPQYAMSTTETVVEKAEEVQKKYFPEMKLTFQEPFYNDADYISALAESIKGELPAEFDKLLFSYHGIPERHIHKTDKTNTCQIGKCCFKEDNPSHATCYRHQCYKTTELTREALGLDKKQVMQSFQSRLGNDPWLQPYTDATLEGFPAKGVKKIAVVAPAFVSDCLETLEEIAMEGKEEFLEAGGEEFHYIPCLNDSQVFVDLLLKWCDKFIKS; from the coding sequence ATGAAGAAAGGAATATTACTTATAAATTTAGGATCGCCAGACTCTACAAAAACTTCGGATGTTAGGAGATATTTACGCGAATTTTTATCAGACCCGAAGGTGATAGATGTTTGGTTTGTAAGAAACATTATTTTACATTTATTTATTTTACCATTTAGACCAAAAAAATCGGCTGAAGCTTATCGCAAGATTTGGTGGAAAGAAGGTTCTCCGCTCATTGTGCTTACCGAGCGTTTGCAGCAAAAAATGCAAGAAAAAGTGGATTATCCCATAGCCATTGGAATGCGTTACGGGAATCCATCCATCAAAAAAGGCTTGGAGGAATTAAAGGCAAAGGGCTGCGATGAGGTGTTTGTGATTCCGTTGTACCCACAATACGCCATGAGCACGACCGAAACAGTGGTGGAAAAGGCGGAGGAAGTACAAAAGAAATATTTCCCAGAAATGAAACTAACTTTCCAAGAGCCATTCTATAACGATGCAGATTATATTTCGGCATTGGCTGAAAGTATCAAAGGAGAATTGCCTGCGGAGTTCGATAAATTATTGTTTTCATACCACGGAATCCCAGAAAGGCATATCCATAAAACCGATAAAACAAATACTTGCCAAATCGGGAAATGTTGCTTTAAAGAAGATAATCCTTCGCATGCGACTTGCTACCGCCACCAATGTTATAAAACTACGGAGCTTACTCGTGAGGCGCTAGGTTTAGACAAAAAACAAGTAATGCAGTCGTTCCAATCAAGATTGGGCAACGATCCGTGGTTGCAGCCGTACACCGATGCTACTTTGGAAGGATTTCCGGCCAAAGGCGTAAAGAAAATTGCTGTTGTGGCGCCTGCTTTTGTCTCAGATTGTTTAGAAACTTTAGAGGAAATTGCCATGGAGGGAAAAGAAGAGTTTCTGGAAGCTGGGGGCGAGGAGTTTCACTACATTCCATGCTTGAACGACAGTCAGGTGTTTGTAGATTTGTTGCTTAAATGGTGCGATAAATTCATAAAATCATAA
- the ruvB gene encoding Holliday junction branch migration DNA helicase RuvB, with protein MSYLNPEEEYFPKEELQQEEFVRPQSFGDFAGQAHILDNLEIFVKAAKMRNESLDHVLLHGPPGLGKTTLAHIIANELGVNIKVTSGPVLDKPGDLAGLLTNLEENDVLFIDEIHRMSPIIEEYLYSAMEDYKIDILIESGPNARSVEIGLNPFTLIGATTRSGLLTAPLRARFGINCRFEYYNVELLSSIVERSARILDTPIDEDAAIEIAGRSRGTPRIANALLRRTRDFAQIKGNGRIDKKMAQFSLSALKVDQNGLDEMDNRILTTIIEKFKGGPVGLTTIATAVAENAGTIEEVYEPFLIQEGYLMRTPRGREVTQKAYDHLGLTRHGKGTQTELF; from the coding sequence ATGTCTTATTTAAATCCAGAAGAAGAATATTTCCCAAAAGAAGAGCTACAACAAGAGGAGTTTGTGCGTCCGCAAAGTTTTGGTGATTTTGCAGGGCAAGCACATATTTTAGACAATTTAGAAATCTTTGTCAAAGCGGCTAAAATGCGCAACGAATCGCTAGACCATGTGTTGCTACACGGGCCTCCCGGTTTGGGGAAAACTACGCTTGCACATATCATTGCCAATGAGCTTGGCGTAAACATCAAAGTCACCTCAGGACCTGTATTGGACAAGCCTGGGGATTTGGCGGGATTGCTCACCAATCTTGAAGAAAACGATGTTTTATTTATCGATGAAATCCACCGTATGTCGCCCATCATCGAAGAATATTTATATTCCGCCATGGAAGACTACAAAATCGATATTTTGATAGAATCTGGACCTAATGCTCGCTCTGTGGAAATTGGGCTAAACCCTTTTACTTTGATTGGCGCCACCACACGCTCGGGTTTGCTCACGGCTCCACTTCGTGCGCGTTTTGGAATCAACTGCCGATTTGAATATTATAATGTAGAACTTTTGAGCTCTATCGTAGAACGAAGCGCTCGCATTCTCGACACGCCGATTGATGAAGATGCCGCCATTGAAATTGCGGGCAGAAGCCGTGGTACGCCTCGTATCGCAAATGCGTTGCTTAGACGAACAAGGGATTTTGCCCAAATTAAGGGCAATGGTAGAATCGACAAAAAAATGGCGCAATTCAGTTTGTCGGCTTTGAAAGTGGATCAAAACGGCTTAGACGAAATGGACAACCGAATTTTGACGACTATTATCGAGAAATTCAAAGGAGGCCCTGTGGGACTTACCACCATTGCAACAGCCGTGGCAGAAAACGCAGGCACGATAGAAGAAGTGTATGAGCCTTTTTTAATTCAAGAAGGCTACTTGATGCGCACTCCTCGCGGTCGA
- a CDS encoding TonB-dependent receptor, whose translation MAKVTRPLSLKGFVSYGNWVYKGNTLRKIYNQDLNLESEKEIEIDGGKVGDSPQFQAGLGAVLKATNRLRLDLDWKYNSDLYADVVTKDNIKLPSYNLFDLGVSYEQPITTKQKLQFRLNVNNLFDTTYISEMKEDYKTHSVFKVDSNTKQSDIYKGLNTANTVYFGYGRTWNFSVAYKF comes from the coding sequence TTGGCTAAGGTAACAAGACCATTAAGCCTCAAAGGATTTGTTTCCTATGGAAATTGGGTATATAAAGGAAATACCCTTAGAAAAATCTATAATCAAGATTTAAATCTAGAGAGCGAAAAAGAAATAGAAATTGATGGAGGTAAAGTAGGGGATTCTCCACAGTTCCAAGCAGGTCTAGGTGCTGTGTTGAAGGCTACTAATCGTTTAAGATTAGATTTAGACTGGAAATACAACAGCGATTTGTATGCTGATGTGGTAACAAAAGACAACATCAAATTACCATCCTATAACTTGTTCGATCTAGGAGTTTCTTATGAGCAACCTATTACTACAAAACAAAAACTTCAATTCAGATTAAATGTAAACAATTTATTCGATACAACTTATATATCTGAAATGAAAGAGGATTATAAAACTCATAGTGTGTTCAAAGTGGATAGCAATACCAAACAATCAGATATTTATAAAGGTTTAAATACAGCCAATACCGTTTACTTCGGCTATGGTCGTACATGGAACTTTAGCGTAGCTTACAAATTTTAA